The nucleotide window GAAGTCATTTCGACAATTTGGAAATGGATTATGAATGAAAAAAAGCGCCTGAAATAAAGCAAAATTTAAGATTAGTTTCTGTTGATTACTGAAACGAAAGATGGTATCATATACGAGTACCGGAGGTAATAGTATGAGTGAATTGTTAAACAAGAAAGCATTAGTTGATATTGTTGCGAATCAGATGGGAATGACAAAGAAAGCGGCAGGCGAAACTGTCGATCTGATCTTTGATGAAATTACTTCGACTCTGAAAGACGACGGAAAAGTAGATATCAGCGGCTTCGGCAAGTTCGAGGTTAAGACAAGAGCTGAGAGAACA belongs to Holdemania massiliensis and includes:
- a CDS encoding HU family DNA-binding protein yields the protein MSELLNKKALVDIVANQMGMTKKAAGETVDLIFDEITSTLKDDGKVDISGFGKFEVKTRAERTGINPATKEKITVPATKVPGFKAAKALKDAVK